A window from Megalobrama amblycephala isolate DHTTF-2021 linkage group LG9, ASM1881202v1, whole genome shotgun sequence encodes these proteins:
- the illr4 gene encoding immune-related, lectin-like receptor 4, with the protein MSKMSEEVVYSEVVFVKKNEDDNNNPDQCQLASQKTKPCGCDSVRLFLMALCALLTVGLIAFSFQYVYTEKKLKDLQQLQSALNENLTAVLHWQQNLSKALNDNACPEDWEYHAGKCYLFSTNILTWTASRDSCITAGGHLVIINSENEQEFLMRIVKMKKEDFWIGLTDEKEEGQWLWVDNTKPSKSYWMKTEPDDWKGPYGKNYNGEDCVIIRPEYNQYLSWSDAFCRKSFYRICETRSSRQT; encoded by the exons ATGAGTAAAATGTCTGAGGAAGTTGTCTACTCGGAGGTCGTATTTGTGAAGAAAAATGAGGATGACAATAATAATCCAGATCAGTGTCAATTAG CTTCTCAAAAGACCAAACCGTGTGGTTGTGACAGTGTTCGACTGTTTCTAATGGCTCTCTGTGCTCTCCTCACGGTTGGACTGATAGCGTTCAGCTTCCAAT ATGTATATACAGAGAAAAAGCTTAAAGATCTTCAGCAGCTCCAATCTGCACTGAATGAGAATCTCACAG CCGTACTTCACTGGCAACAAAATCTGTCCAAGGCTCTGAATGACAATG CGTGTCCAGAGGATTGGGAGTATCATGCAGGAAAATGTTACCTCTTCTCAACAAACATACTGACTTGGACTGCGAGTCGAGATAGCTGTATCACAGCTGGCGGTCATCTGGTGATCATAAACAGTGAAAACGAACAG GAGTTTCTGATGAGAATTGTAAAGATGAAAAAGGAAGATTTCTGGATTGGCCTGACAGATGAGAAGGAGGAGGGTCAATGGCTATGGGTAGACAACACAAAACCGAGTAAAAG CTACTGGATGAAAACTGAACCAGATGACTGGAAAGGACCTTATGGAAAGAACTACAATGGAGAGGACTGTGTTATTATCAGACCAGAGTACAATCAGTATCTTAGCTGGTCTGATGCATTCTGCAGAAAATCATTCTACAGAATATGTGAGACCAGATCTTCCAGACAAACATAG
- the rbm48 gene encoding RNA-binding protein 48 encodes MDRSVANPSVWDTQKVYKHHEQHNVAQTRAKYREGRRPKAVKVYTINLESRYLLVQGVPAIGVMTELVQLFALYGVIEEYRALDEYPAEQFTEVYLIKFQKLTSARVAKRHTDEKSFFGGQLHVCYAPEYETVEETRQKLQDRRRYVNRTSQNTAKQYDQQQEVSTEPSSTDTRAAAAPEIQKDSASARRENVKSDYLGFPAQPLPPTEDVSYRLPNFTQPFQLQWTTETSFPTEDKMGSLHNSIPPVPETSKQNASSSSSSVKEKDLGKRQKNLSPHVRFMPRTTQLESRKRKLEGTVFFLNETETLIGPKLPELPKVDMEDHSLNVTANLIRQTMTKVASVPEVKPEQVKTTTAKPRRRI; translated from the exons ATGGACAGATCAGTCGCTAACCCGTCTGTGTGGGACACACAAAAAGTGTATAAACACCACGAGCAGCATAATGTTGCCCAAACACGCGCAAAATACAGAGAGGGAAGACGCCCCAAAGCTGTTAAG GTGTACACCATCAACTTGGAGTCTCGGTACCTGTTAGTTCAAGGAGTGCCCGCTATTGGAGTGATGACCGAGCTGGTGCAGCTCTTTGCTCTCTATGGAGTGATCGAGGAGTACAGGGCGCTTGATGAATACCCAGCAGAGCAGTTCACTGAAGTCTACCTGATTAAATTCCAGAAGCTGACAAGTGCAAG GGTAGCTAAACGGCATACTGATGAAAAGAGCTTCTTTGGGGGTCAGCTGCATGTCTGCTATGCCCCCGAGTATGAAACTGTGGAAGAGACGAGGCAGAAGTTACAGGACAGGAGGAGATACGTGAACAGAACAAGCCAAAATACAG CAAAACAATATGATCAGCAACAGGAAGTAAGCACAGAGCCATCAAGCACGGACACACGAGCAGCTGCAGCACCTGAGATCCAGAAAGACTCTGCCAGTGCTAGAAGGGAGAATGTGAAGTCTGACTACTTGGGCTTTCCTGCACAGCCTTTGCCCCCAACGGAGGATGTTTCTTATAGACTTCCCAATTTTACACAGCCATTTCAATTGCAGTGGACCACTGAAACATCATTTCCTACTGAGGATAAGATGGGCTCTCTACATAATTCCATCCCTCCGGTCCCAGAAACTTCAAAGCAGAATGCATCATCCTCATCTTCAAGTGTTAAAGAGAAGGATTTGGGTAAAAGGCAGAAGAACCTGTCACCACATGTTAGATTTATGCCAAGGACTACACAATTAGAAAGTAGAAAAAGAAAATTGGAGGGAACAGTGTTCTTTTTGAATGAAACTGAGACTCTAATTGGCCCAAAATTACCAGAGCTGCCCAAGGTGGACATGGAGGATCATTCATTAAATGTAACCGCCAATTTGATCCGTCAAACTATGACTAAG gtCGCATCTGTTCCAGAGGTCAAACCTGAACAAGTGAAGACCACTACTGCAAAGCCACGCAGAAGAATTTAA
- the efcab1 gene encoding EF-hand calcium-binding domain-containing protein 1, which translates to MSAMNRKLIQNLAETLCKQVKHFDKAEAECLIRQFSGLLGEQAERRAAHGLDRVRFRNILHNTFGMTDDVMMDRVFRVFDKDNDTYVSVKEWVEGLSVFLRGTLDEKIKFCFDVYDLNGDGYISREEMIQMLKDSLIRQPAEEDPDEGIKDVVDIALKKMDYDHDGKVSYSDFEKTVIDENLLLEAFGNCLPDAKRILLFEQHAFREPHEH; encoded by the exons ATGTCGGCAATGAACAGAAAACTAATTCAAAACCTCGCTGAAACTTTATGCAAGCAAGTCAAGCATT TTGATAAAGCCGAGGCGGAGTGTCTCATAAGGCAGTTCAGCGGGCTGCTGGGAGAGCAGGCTGAGAGAAGAGCGGCTCATGGACTCGACAGGGTCAGGTTTAGAAATATACTGCACAACACCTTCGGGATGACCGACGATGTGATGATGGATAGAG TTTTTCGTGTCTTTGACAAGGACAATGACACCTACGTCAGCGTCAAAGAGTGGGTGGAaggtctgtctgtctttttacGAGGCACGCtggatgaaaaaataaaat TCTGTTTTGATGTATACGACCTGAATGGGGACGGATACATCTCACGGGAGGAGATGATTCAAATGCTGAAAGACAGCCTCATCAGGCAACCCGCAGAAGAGGATCCTGATGAGGGAATTAAGGATGTTGTGGATATTGCCTTGAAAAAAATG gattatgaCCATGATGGGAAAGTTTCTTATTCTGATTTTGAGAAGACAGTCATAGATGAAAACCTTTTACTAGAAGCTTTTGGCAACTGCCTCCCAGATGCAAAG AGAATACTATTATTCGAGCAACATGCATTCCGGGAACCACATGAACATTGA
- the grna.1 gene encoding granulin 1 isoform X2, giving the protein MVPVLMLLMAALVAADESMMDLSDSASVSVVHCDAVTVCPDGTTCCLTPYGVWGCCVYPMGQCCRDGLHCCPHGYHCDSTSTHCVSGWLRLTSTPQATFKAIQKTQDLERQTETEIVHCEGNVYCPAEKFCCKTATGQWGCCSGMML; this is encoded by the exons atGGTTCCAGTGTTGATGTTACTCATGGCAGCTCTTGTAGCTGCAGATGAGTCAATGATGGATCTCTCTGATAGTGCCTCTGTCTCTGTGGTTCACTGTGATGCTGTTACTGTGTGTCCTGATGGAACAACATGCTGTCTGACTCCTTATGGAGTGTGGGGCTGCTGTGTGTACCCAATG GGTCAGTGCTGCAGAGATGGACTTCATTGCTGTCCTCATGGTTATCACTGCGATTCGACATCGACCCATTGTGTGAGTGGGTGGTTAAGATTGACATCTACTCCACAGGCAACCTTCAAAGCTATCCAGAAAACTCAG GATCTTGAAAGGCAGACCGAGACTGAGATTGTTCACTGTGAGGGAAATGTCTACTGCCCAGCTGAGAAGTTCTGCTGCAAGACTGCGACTGGCCAGTGGGGGTGCTGCAGCG GGATGATGTTGTAA
- the grna.1 gene encoding granulin 1 isoform X1: MSKMVPVLMLLMAALVAADESMMDLSDSASVSVVHCDAVTVCPDGTTCCLTPYGVWGCCVYPMGQCCRDGLHCCPHGYHCDSTSTHCVSGWLRLTSTPQATFKAIQKTQDLERQTETEIVHCEGNVYCPAEKFCCKTATGQWGCCSGMML; this comes from the exons ATGAGCAAG atGGTTCCAGTGTTGATGTTACTCATGGCAGCTCTTGTAGCTGCAGATGAGTCAATGATGGATCTCTCTGATAGTGCCTCTGTCTCTGTGGTTCACTGTGATGCTGTTACTGTGTGTCCTGATGGAACAACATGCTGTCTGACTCCTTATGGAGTGTGGGGCTGCTGTGTGTACCCAATG GGTCAGTGCTGCAGAGATGGACTTCATTGCTGTCCTCATGGTTATCACTGCGATTCGACATCGACCCATTGTGTGAGTGGGTGGTTAAGATTGACATCTACTCCACAGGCAACCTTCAAAGCTATCCAGAAAACTCAG GATCTTGAAAGGCAGACCGAGACTGAGATTGTTCACTGTGAGGGAAATGTCTACTGCCCAGCTGAGAAGTTCTGCTGCAAGACTGCGACTGGCCAGTGGGGGTGCTGCAGCG GGATGATGTTGTAA
- the grna.1 gene encoding granulin 1 isoform X3, with protein sequence MVPVLMLLMAALVAADETLMDLTSPVHCDAVTMCPEGSTCCLSPYGVWYCCPFSMGQCCRDGVHCCRHGYHCDSTSFQCLRGWLRLPSTPQPASKSIQKTQDLERQTETEIVHCEGNVYCPAEKFCCKTATGQWGCCSGMVL encoded by the exons ATGGTTCCAGTGTTGATGTTACTCATGGCAGCTCTTGTAGCTGCAGATGAGACACTGATGGATCTCACAAGCCCAGTGCACTGTGATGCAGTTACTATGTGTCCTGAAGGATCAACATGCTGTCTGAGTCCTTATGGAGTGTGGTACTGCTGTCCATTCTCAATG GGTCAGTGCTGCAGAGATGGAGTTCATTGTTGCCGTCATGGTTATCACTGCGATTCGACATCGTTCCAGTGTTTGAGGGGGTGGTTGAGATTGCCGTCTACTCCTCAGCCGGCCTCCAAATCTATCCAGAAAACTCAG GATCTTGAAAGGCAGACCGAGACTGAGATTGTTCATTGTGAGGGAAATGTCTACTGCCCAGCTGAGAAGTTCTGCTGCAAGACTGCGACTGGCCAGTGGGGGTGCTGCAGCG GGATGGTGTTGTAA
- the LOC125274966 gene encoding progranulin-like, with translation MVPVLMLLMAALVAADESMMDLSDSASVSVVHCDAATVCPDGTTCCLSPYGVWFCCPFSMGQCCRDGVHCCRHGYHCDSTSTQCLRGWLRLPSSPQPASKAIQKTPVFQYSDSKDLERQNEIETVHCEGNVYCPAEKFCCKTATGQWGCCNELVL, from the exons ATGGTTCCAGTGTTGATGTTACTCATGGCAGCTCTTGTAGCTGCAGATGAGTCAATGATGGATCTCTCTGATAGTGCCTCTGTCTCTGTGGTTCACTGTGATGCTGCTACTGTGTGTCCTGATGGAACAACATGCTGTCTGAGTCCTTATGGAGTGTGGTTCTGCTGTCCATTCTCAATG GGTCAGTGCTGCAGAGATGGAGTTCATTGCTGCCGTCATGGTTATCACTGCGATTCGACATCGACCCAATGTTTGAGGGGGTGGTTGAGATTGCCATCTTCTCCTCAGCCAGCCTCCAAAGCTATCCAGAAAACTCCAGTATTTCAGTACTCAGACTCTAAA GATCTTGAAAGGCAGAACGAGATTGAAACTGTTCACTGTGAGGGAAATGTCTACTGCCCAGCTGAGAAGTTCTGCTGCAAGACAGCGACTGGCCAGTGGGGGTGCTGCAACG AGTTGGTGTTGTAA